From Magnetococcus sp. PR-3, one genomic window encodes:
- a CDS encoding ATP-binding protein, which yields MSIRLLLSLGTTVVILMMAGLVYLGDNTNRRHASFITTVQQYHIPMLHQLDRQIALFNRIDHNVNLFQKQDHTTLSLVMVGLQRLKEKTVQLDDSGELIKQADHLEYYLKKVLTYLPSSVQFSPAQIQFNQALQAYRQQLRVLFQQHRQTDSAWLEQAMLVSQMVHHVENVYLKHIDSYYVTLNTLLKDLTQLQRQMEYVQALLKFELEDHHVDEMAYDPMIKLMGELDQSIIAWQTSLRFYAEEAAIMDPSASQVVSAIEVANQYKDQVQAQILSLNELAKVHIRLEQKEMAQKTVEIRYWLIFLGSLTFFITLITAWIMNRSVSVPVKVLTQGALQFSQQQWSHRLPQFRWQEFNQLSSAYNHMAEELQADIVRREASEHRLTQVLHQNESILKGVGDGVYGVDQEGRLTFINPMAEQLIGWTEADLLGQDPHLLLHHSCVNGLPLEQEEAPVYQTLQDGQTRWADDQLCWRADGESFPTRLICTAIIEDLQITGAVVTFQDITQRKQYEHALRQAKEMAEHANQSKSDFLANMSHEIRTPLNAILGMSELLMESSLTEEQTQHLNVLTHTSDSLLALINDILDMSKIEADQLTLENTAFDLPDLLKGVIGIFRHRSQSKGLKLVSQWDESLPTYVKGDAQRLRQVLLNLMSNAVKFTHNGQIALIAIPQGQAGIHFRVEDSGVGIATEQLERIFQPFQQADLSITRRFGGTGLGLSISRRLVEAMGGSLKAESQELFGSQFFFSLPLKVVQQMDAADVKKVVRGEARAQRPEQRQVESKKILLVDDSEDNRMLITAFLKKTEHVLTLAENGVEAVDLCLNEPFDLVFMDIQMPVMDGITATKEIRLWEQRNKKASLPIIALTAHALKEYEDQSHEAGCDLYLTKPIKKKRLLDIIQNYG from the coding sequence ATGTCCATTCGTCTGTTGCTGAGCTTAGGCACTACGGTGGTGATACTGATGATGGCGGGGTTAGTCTATTTGGGGGACAACACCAACCGTCGTCATGCCTCCTTTATTACCACTGTGCAGCAATACCATATTCCCATGCTTCATCAGTTGGACCGCCAAATCGCCCTGTTTAACCGTATTGACCACAATGTGAACCTTTTTCAAAAACAGGACCATACAACGCTTTCACTGGTGATGGTTGGCCTGCAACGGCTTAAGGAAAAAACAGTACAACTGGATGATTCGGGCGAACTGATCAAACAGGCCGATCATTTAGAGTACTATTTAAAGAAAGTTCTCACATACCTGCCCAGTTCCGTACAGTTCAGTCCAGCACAGATACAGTTCAACCAAGCCTTGCAAGCTTATCGACAGCAGTTACGCGTATTGTTCCAACAGCATCGCCAAACTGATTCTGCATGGCTTGAGCAAGCGATGCTGGTTAGTCAAATGGTTCATCATGTTGAGAATGTCTATTTAAAACATATTGATAGTTACTATGTAACCCTCAATACATTGCTTAAAGATCTCACCCAGTTGCAGCGTCAAATGGAGTATGTACAAGCACTGCTTAAATTTGAGTTGGAAGATCACCATGTTGATGAAATGGCCTATGATCCTATGATCAAACTCATGGGTGAACTGGATCAGTCTATTATTGCTTGGCAAACCTCATTGCGGTTTTATGCAGAAGAAGCAGCTATTATGGACCCTTCTGCTTCACAGGTGGTCAGTGCTATTGAAGTGGCCAATCAATATAAAGATCAGGTGCAGGCACAGATTTTAAGCCTTAATGAACTGGCTAAAGTACATATCCGTTTGGAACAGAAGGAGATGGCCCAAAAAACGGTAGAGATCCGCTATTGGTTGATCTTCCTGGGTAGTTTGACCTTTTTTATAACGCTTATAACCGCATGGATCATGAACCGCTCTGTCTCTGTCCCTGTGAAGGTGTTAACCCAAGGGGCTCTGCAATTTTCCCAACAACAGTGGTCCCATCGGCTTCCACAGTTTCGCTGGCAAGAGTTTAATCAACTCTCTTCAGCGTATAACCATATGGCCGAAGAGCTGCAGGCCGATATTGTGCGTCGTGAAGCCAGTGAACATCGGTTAACCCAAGTTTTGCATCAAAATGAATCCATTCTTAAAGGTGTAGGGGATGGTGTCTATGGGGTGGATCAAGAGGGTCGACTGACCTTCATCAACCCCATGGCTGAACAGCTGATTGGCTGGACAGAAGCTGATCTGTTGGGGCAGGATCCACATCTGCTGTTACACCACAGCTGTGTTAATGGTTTGCCCCTTGAGCAGGAAGAAGCGCCGGTTTATCAAACGTTACAGGATGGCCAAACCCGCTGGGCGGATGATCAGCTCTGTTGGCGTGCGGATGGGGAATCCTTTCCCACACGGTTGATCTGTACAGCCATTATTGAAGATCTGCAAATCACCGGTGCGGTAGTGACCTTTCAGGACATTACCCAGCGTAAACAGTATGAACATGCACTGCGCCAGGCCAAAGAGATGGCAGAACATGCCAACCAGAGTAAAAGTGATTTCCTGGCCAACATGAGCCATGAAATTCGTACCCCACTTAATGCCATTTTGGGTATGAGTGAGCTGCTTATGGAGTCTTCCTTAACCGAAGAGCAAACCCAGCACTTAAATGTTTTGACCCATACCAGTGATAGCTTGTTGGCTTTAATTAACGACATTCTTGATATGTCTAAGATTGAAGCCGATCAATTAACACTTGAGAATACAGCGTTTGATCTGCCGGACTTATTGAAAGGTGTCATCGGTATTTTCAGGCATCGTTCCCAGAGCAAAGGGTTAAAGCTGGTCAGCCAATGGGATGAGTCTCTCCCAACCTATGTTAAAGGGGATGCCCAGCGTTTACGCCAAGTGCTGTTAAATCTTATGAGTAATGCCGTTAAATTTACCCATAATGGACAAATTGCCTTAATAGCAATACCGCAGGGTCAAGCTGGGATCCATTTTAGGGTGGAAGATAGTGGTGTTGGTATTGCCACAGAACAACTTGAACGCATTTTTCAACCGTTCCAACAGGCTGATCTCTCCATCACACGCCGTTTTGGTGGAACGGGTTTAGGTTTATCCATTAGCCGTCGTTTGGTTGAAGCCATGGGTGGGTCTTTAAAAGCAGAGAGTCAGGAGTTGTTTGGTAGTCAGTTCTTCTTTAGCTTACCTTTGAAAGTTGTCCAGCAAATGGATGCTGCAGATGTCAAGAAGGTGGTCAGAGGGGAAGCGCGTGCTCAAAGGCCTGAACAACGGCAGGTTGAAAGTAAAAAAATTCTGCTGGTTGATGATTCAGAAGATAATCGCATGTTAATCACCGCCTTTCTCAAGAAGACAGAACATGTGCTTACATTGGCAGAGAATGGGGTGGAGGCGGTGGACCTCTGTTTGAATGAACCGTTTGATTTGGTGTTTATGGATATTCAAATGCCGGTTATGGATGGCATAACGGCGACCAAAGAGATCCGTTTGTGGGAGCAAAGAAATAAAAAGGCTTCTTTACCCATTATTGCGTTAACAGCCCATGCACTGAAAGAGTATGAAGATCAATCGCATGAAGCTGGGTGTGATCTATACTTAACTAAGCCCATAAAAAAGAAAAGACTTCTAGATATTATTCAAAATTATGGTTAG
- a CDS encoding ethylbenzene dehydrogenase-related protein, with amino-acid sequence MLRQWLLFLMLFLAPLPMVYADQQLQAVFTQHAPIIDGSALDPSWQHAPMVTTQDAVAHIPLQLKALYNKDRVFFLVRFPDATENRLHKNLIWNAKEKRYKSGPKREDTFVFKWSMDALPKPLSLSKGIHHKADIWYWKADRTDHAGRADDKQHFYSVEPLPRAQIIMDEKGQTRYLRRRGDKGEAAYQIVTVPAYQGDEIRGIIHKIPLGSRADVIAKGQWKDGFWTVEFARQLQTGHSDDLNFSTDLYYHFGVSRYEIAGRARNVQLEIPDYGSGDVGEVLTLRFLH; translated from the coding sequence ATGTTACGGCAATGGTTACTGTTTTTGATGCTATTTTTGGCACCACTGCCTATGGTGTATGCTGACCAGCAACTACAAGCTGTTTTTACCCAACATGCGCCCATTATTGATGGTTCTGCTCTCGATCCGAGTTGGCAGCATGCCCCGATGGTCACCACCCAAGATGCCGTGGCCCATATTCCCCTACAGCTTAAAGCGCTTTACAATAAGGATCGTGTTTTCTTTTTGGTACGTTTTCCAGATGCTACAGAAAACCGCTTGCATAAAAATCTGATTTGGAATGCTAAAGAAAAACGATATAAAAGCGGCCCTAAGCGGGAAGATACGTTTGTTTTTAAGTGGAGTATGGATGCACTGCCCAAGCCGTTATCCTTAAGCAAAGGGATACACCATAAAGCAGATATCTGGTACTGGAAAGCCGATCGTACCGATCATGCTGGGCGGGCGGATGATAAACAGCATTTCTATAGTGTTGAGCCACTTCCTCGGGCACAAATTATTATGGATGAAAAGGGCCAAACCCGTTATCTACGTCGCCGTGGTGACAAAGGTGAAGCGGCCTATCAGATTGTTACGGTGCCAGCTTATCAAGGTGATGAAATTCGAGGTATCATCCACAAAATTCCCCTAGGTAGTCGTGCAGATGTTATAGCCAAAGGGCAGTGGAAGGATGGTTTTTGGACGGTTGAGTTTGCCCGTCAACTACAGACTGGCCATAGTGATGATCTTAATTTTAGTACAGATTTGTATTATCATTTTGGGGTTTCGCGTTATGAAATTGCCGGTCGTGCACGGAATGTTCAATTGGAAATACCAGATTATGGCTCTGGCGATGTAGGGGAAGTTTTGACCTTACGGTTTTTGCATTAG
- the lon gene encoding endopeptidase La has product MSDDAYESVENTVRMPVLPLRDIVVFPHMIVPLFVGRDRSIRALDAVTASSEEDRRILLVTQKEASTDSPSEEDLYELGVEGSILQILKLPDGTVKVLVEGLRRMRITRYVQSDPHFEGEAIPLDEDNYSDAEARALMRSVITQFEQYSKLNKKVPPEVLMTLQSIEDPARLADTAASHLTLKVSDKQQLLEVGTVVDQLEQLYLLLEREIEVIQVEKRIRGRVKKQMEKSHRDYYLNEQMKAIQKELGDESEEKDEISELSDKIEEAGMPVEVKKKADAELKKLKQMSPMSAEATVVRTYIDWLVSLPWSKESELKHDLIEAETILEEDHDGLKKVKERILEYLAVQKKVGKMKGPILCLVGPPGVGKTSLAKSIARATGREYVRISLGGVRDEAEIRGHRRTYIGSMPGKIIQSLKRADSKNPLFLLDEIDKVGSDYRGDPSSALLEVLDPEQNVAFNDHYLEVDYDLSNVMFITTANSLNIARPLLDRMEVIRLAGYTEEEKLRISTRYLVPRQMEEHGMDEKEINISSGTITDIIRYYTRESGVRNLEREIGALCRKAARILLTEEKRKKVNITAQSLEKYLGPRRHRFGMAEERDIVGVTTGLAWTEVGGEILTIEAIHLEGKGSFTITGKLGDVMQESVQAAMTYARTMAEDWGIKGEFFQKRDFHIHVPEGATPKDGPSAGIALCTTLVSCMTGIPVRKDVAMTGEITLRGRVLIIGGLKEKLLAAHRAGIRHILIPDENTKDLKEMPQSILKDLEIHPVKHVSEVLKLALTRMPETVPSDKDEALPLEKSIADEKDQDCIVPHH; this is encoded by the coding sequence ATGTCAGATGATGCCTACGAATCCGTAGAGAATACCGTGCGTATGCCGGTTTTACCCCTGCGGGATATCGTTGTGTTTCCCCATATGATTGTGCCCCTGTTTGTGGGGCGTGATCGTTCTATCCGTGCCCTGGATGCTGTGACAGCCTCCAGCGAGGAGGATCGTCGTATCCTGCTGGTCACTCAGAAAGAGGCTTCAACAGACTCACCGTCTGAAGAAGATCTCTATGAACTGGGTGTTGAGGGCTCCATTCTACAGATCCTGAAATTGCCCGACGGTACCGTTAAGGTGCTGGTGGAAGGGCTGCGTCGTATGCGCATTACCCGCTATGTGCAGAGTGACCCACATTTTGAAGGGGAAGCGATTCCTCTGGATGAGGATAACTACAGCGATGCCGAAGCCCGCGCGTTAATGCGTTCGGTGATTACCCAGTTTGAGCAGTACAGCAAGCTCAACAAAAAGGTACCACCAGAAGTATTAATGACGCTGCAATCCATTGAGGATCCTGCCCGCCTGGCGGATACCGCAGCTTCCCATCTGACCCTTAAAGTCTCAGATAAACAGCAGTTGCTGGAAGTCGGGACGGTGGTGGATCAACTGGAACAACTCTATCTTCTATTAGAGCGGGAGATTGAGGTCATTCAGGTTGAAAAGCGGATCCGGGGTCGGGTCAAAAAACAGATGGAAAAGAGTCACCGCGACTACTACCTGAATGAGCAGATGAAAGCGATTCAGAAAGAGTTGGGTGATGAAAGTGAGGAGAAAGATGAGATCTCCGAACTGAGCGATAAAATTGAAGAAGCGGGTATGCCCGTTGAAGTAAAAAAGAAAGCCGATGCTGAGCTGAAAAAACTGAAGCAGATGTCACCGATGTCTGCGGAAGCGACCGTGGTACGCACCTATATTGATTGGTTGGTGAGCTTACCATGGAGCAAAGAGAGTGAGCTTAAGCATGATCTGATTGAAGCTGAGACCATTCTTGAAGAGGACCATGATGGTCTGAAGAAGGTTAAAGAGCGGATTTTAGAGTATCTGGCTGTTCAGAAAAAAGTGGGCAAGATGAAGGGTCCTATCCTTTGTCTGGTTGGGCCCCCTGGTGTTGGTAAAACCTCCCTGGCTAAATCCATTGCCCGTGCAACGGGTCGTGAATATGTACGGATCTCCCTGGGTGGTGTACGGGATGAGGCTGAAATTCGCGGTCATCGCCGTACCTATATTGGCTCCATGCCCGGTAAGATCATTCAATCACTGAAGCGGGCAGACAGCAAAAACCCACTGTTCCTGCTTGATGAGATTGATAAGGTTGGCTCAGACTACCGTGGTGACCCCTCTTCTGCACTGTTAGAGGTGTTGGATCCAGAACAGAATGTGGCCTTTAATGACCACTATCTGGAGGTGGATTATGACCTGAGCAATGTCATGTTCATCACCACAGCCAACAGTCTGAACATTGCGCGTCCGCTGCTGGATCGTATGGAGGTCATCCGTCTGGCTGGGTATACCGAGGAGGAGAAGTTACGTATCTCCACCCGTTATCTGGTACCCCGTCAAATGGAAGAGCATGGTATGGACGAGAAAGAGATCAATATCTCTTCTGGTACCATCACAGATATCATCCGTTACTACACCCGTGAGTCTGGTGTGCGTAACCTGGAGCGGGAAATTGGTGCCCTTTGCCGTAAGGCCGCACGGATTCTGCTGACCGAAGAGAAGCGTAAGAAGGTCAATATTACCGCGCAGAGCCTAGAGAAATATTTGGGTCCACGTCGCCACCGCTTTGGTATGGCGGAAGAGAGAGACATCGTTGGTGTGACCACAGGTTTGGCTTGGACAGAGGTGGGGGGAGAGATCCTTACCATTGAAGCGATTCATCTGGAAGGTAAAGGCTCTTTTACCATTACCGGTAAGCTGGGCGATGTCATGCAGGAGTCTGTTCAAGCTGCGATGACCTATGCCCGAACCATGGCTGAAGATTGGGGTATTAAAGGGGAGTTCTTCCAAAAACGGGATTTCCATATCCACGTACCGGAAGGGGCGACCCCTAAAGATGGCCCCTCTGCGGGTATCGCACTGTGCACAACGCTGGTTAGCTGCATGACCGGTATTCCGGTCCGTAAAGATGTGGCTATGACCGGGGAGATCACCCTGCGTGGTCGTGTTCTGATCATTGGTGGTTTAAAAGAGAAGCTGCTGGCTGCCCATCGGGCTGGTATTCGTCATATCTTAATTCCCGATGAGAATACCAAGGATCTAAAAGAGATGCCTCAGAGCATTCTTAAAGATCTGGAGATTCATCCGGTTAAACATGTGAGTGAAGTGCTAAAACTTGCCCTAACACGTATGCCGGAAACAGTACCATCAGATAAAGATGAAGCGCTGCCTTTGGAGAAATCCATTGCGGATGAAAAAGATCAGGACTGTATTGTTCCTCATCATTGA